One Candidatus Methylomirabilis tolerans genomic window, AACAGGTAACCCCCCCGCGACCTCCGGACAGAACGGCACGACGCGCCCTTCGCGCAGCCATCGTTGAAGGACGCTATCATGGCTCTGCTTATGCTCACCGTTGTGACGAACGCGCTCACCCAGCAGGCATGCGCTTACCAGCACTCGATGCATCGTGAGTTGTTCCGTAAGCAGGCTAACGGATGGATCAGCCGTTTCGGAAATCCATGGGCTTGCGAAATCGGCCGCAGCCAATCGTTATGCGTGGGTCGTCATCGTACATTTGCCGTACACGAATTCAGGATCGAGATCGACTCCGCTGTCCCATTCAATTGTGTCGAAGACAACCCGAACACACTTGAAATGTTCATACTCCCGTATCCGTTGAAATACCCCACAATCGAGATACGGTTTCATATCTAGAATGCCGTGTTCGCCATTATCGAACACGATCACAAGAGTAAAGTCTTCATTGGGAACTACCTGTGACACAGACGGGTACATGTTCTCTGCTCCTTACTGAAGCGGTTGAATCTTGAACGGGTTTTCCCCATTCATAATGAGATTCCAATCTGCCATCAGCTCTTCCTGGTGAAGTTCTGCCCATGCCAGGACCAGCTTCTGCTACCT contains:
- a CDS encoding DUF2442 domain-containing protein, with product MYPSVSQVVPNEDFTLVIVFDNGEHGILDMKPYLDCGVFQRIREYEHFKCVRVVFDTIEWDSGVDLDPEFVYGKCTMTTHA